A single Micromonospora luteifusca DNA region contains:
- a CDS encoding LysR family transcriptional regulator gives MFNTARLQVVLEIARHGTIVAAAEQLRLSPSAVSHQLATLEQEAGVALVDRGPRSLRLTVAGQRLADYAQQIMDLMSVARDELSAHGEGRRGLLRIGFFATAGTELLPRALSSFTADHPQVELALILGQPSDLLPRLNQGELDLVVVFDHPLSPTPEISSAKVSSLMVDPQLVVLPAGHPLAGRRLRLTDLADEPWITTLGVQGEVSVLELAARAEGFQPRIRCRSDHYEVVLGLVRAGVGVALVPSLGLRDPGEVAVQPLAHANLHREIGVALRPGNPNPVVGSFVDRLTDAASGLSQELVERWPWVRASRSTVVPHRRSSPTAARSAPDGNAATTA, from the coding sequence ATGTTCAACACCGCGCGCCTGCAGGTCGTGCTGGAGATCGCCCGGCACGGGACCATCGTCGCCGCGGCCGAGCAGCTTCGACTCAGTCCGTCCGCCGTCTCCCACCAGCTCGCCACCCTGGAGCAGGAGGCCGGCGTGGCCCTGGTGGACCGGGGGCCGCGGAGCCTGCGGCTCACCGTGGCGGGCCAGCGCCTGGCCGACTACGCGCAGCAGATCATGGATCTGATGTCGGTGGCCCGCGACGAGTTGTCCGCCCACGGGGAGGGCCGGCGGGGTCTGCTGCGGATCGGCTTCTTCGCCACCGCCGGCACGGAGCTGCTGCCGCGTGCCCTGTCCAGCTTCACCGCCGACCACCCGCAGGTCGAGTTGGCGTTGATCCTGGGGCAGCCGTCGGACCTGCTCCCCCGCCTCAACCAGGGCGAGCTTGACCTCGTGGTGGTGTTCGACCATCCGCTGAGTCCCACCCCGGAGATATCCTCCGCGAAGGTCTCGTCGCTGATGGTCGATCCACAACTGGTGGTCCTCCCGGCCGGACACCCACTCGCCGGGCGCCGGCTGCGGCTCACCGACCTTGCCGACGAGCCCTGGATCACCACCCTTGGCGTGCAGGGCGAGGTCTCCGTGCTGGAGTTGGCGGCACGCGCCGAGGGTTTCCAACCGCGGATCCGCTGCCGCAGCGATCACTACGAGGTGGTGCTGGGCCTGGTCCGGGCCGGTGTCGGCGTCGCGTTGGTGCCCTCGCTGGGTCTGCGTGACCCCGGCGAGGTGGCGGTCCAGCCGCTCGCCCACGCCAACCTGCACCGGGAGATCGGGGTGGCGCTGCGCCCCGGAAACCCGAACCCGGTGGTCGGCAGCTTCGTGGACCGGTTGACCGACGCCGCGTCGGGGCTCAGTCAGGAACTGGTGGAGCGCTGGCCGTGGGTGCGGGCAAGCCGGTCGACGGTCGTGCCCCACCGCCGTAGCTCCCCCACCGCCGCCCGCTCCGCGCCGGACGGGAACGCCGCGACGACGGCGTAG
- a CDS encoding N-acyl-D-amino-acid deacylase family protein, with translation MVLDLLITGGEVIDGSGSPARSADVGVRDGRLLLLPAGSGGSAATVVDAGGLVVTPGFIDVHTHSDLLAGDDEQREMLRLAPLRQGVTTEICGNCGISPFPVPAMHAETVRDLVAATFGPPASTYVSFAEFAAAQGSARRNHLAALVGHGTLRAAVVGFAQRRATADELRRMCTLLDEALTAGAAGLSTGLIYSPGVNAGTDEVIALARVAAAHGKPYVTHLRDEMSQVESALEEAIEIATAAGAALQISHHKTAGRGSWGATVRTLARLEQARADGLDVLCDVYPYTAGSTALHALLPPWVIADGVPAMLTAVREATVRDRIRTDLASGLPGWENTVGNGGWDLIRVASAPTSPDVEGRTIADLAAARGADPVDCVCDLLAAEAGNVTILSHSMREDDVRRVLASPLAMLCSDGVPKPGRPHPRWAGSFARVLGHYVRDVGLLSLTEAVHKMTGMPARRFGLAERGLLADGYAADLVVLDPAQTADGATYDDPLAPPHGVRYVVVGGRVVVDGDRVTDARPGRVLAVADREPAPPRQT, from the coding sequence ATGGTGCTCGACCTGCTGATCACTGGCGGGGAAGTCATCGACGGCAGCGGCTCGCCGGCCCGCAGCGCCGACGTGGGGGTGCGGGACGGCCGGTTGCTGCTGCTGCCAGCGGGCAGCGGCGGCTCCGCCGCCACGGTCGTGGACGCCGGCGGCCTGGTCGTCACCCCGGGCTTCATCGACGTGCACACCCACTCCGACCTGCTCGCGGGCGACGACGAGCAGCGAGAGATGCTGCGCCTCGCGCCGCTGCGCCAGGGCGTCACCACCGAGATCTGCGGGAACTGCGGGATCAGTCCCTTCCCCGTCCCGGCGATGCACGCCGAGACGGTGCGGGACCTGGTCGCCGCGACGTTCGGCCCGCCCGCGTCGACGTACGTGTCCTTCGCGGAGTTCGCCGCCGCGCAAGGCTCGGCCCGGCGCAACCACCTCGCCGCCCTGGTGGGCCACGGCACGCTCCGCGCCGCGGTCGTCGGCTTCGCGCAGCGAAGGGCCACCGCCGACGAGCTCCGGCGCATGTGCACGTTGCTCGACGAGGCGCTCACCGCCGGCGCGGCAGGGCTCTCCACCGGACTGATCTACTCGCCCGGAGTCAACGCCGGCACCGACGAGGTCATCGCGCTCGCCCGGGTCGCCGCCGCTCACGGCAAGCCGTACGTGACGCATCTGCGCGACGAGATGTCGCAGGTCGAGTCGGCGCTGGAGGAGGCGATCGAGATCGCCACGGCGGCCGGGGCCGCACTCCAGATCTCACACCACAAGACGGCCGGGCGAGGCTCCTGGGGGGCCACGGTGCGTACCCTGGCCCGACTCGAGCAGGCCCGGGCCGACGGGCTGGACGTCCTCTGCGACGTCTACCCGTACACCGCCGGCAGCACCGCCCTGCACGCCCTGCTCCCGCCCTGGGTCATCGCCGACGGCGTGCCGGCGATGCTCACCGCCGTCCGAGAGGCGACGGTTCGGGACCGGATCCGGACCGACCTGGCCTCCGGGCTGCCCGGCTGGGAGAACACCGTCGGCAACGGCGGCTGGGACCTGATCAGGGTCGCGTCCGCCCCGACCAGCCCGGACGTCGAGGGGCGTACCATCGCCGATCTCGCCGCCGCCCGGGGCGCCGACCCCGTCGACTGCGTCTGCGACCTCCTCGCGGCCGAGGCCGGCAACGTGACGATCCTCAGCCACTCGATGCGGGAGGACGACGTGCGGCGCGTACTCGCCAGCCCACTGGCGATGCTCTGCTCCGACGGCGTGCCCAAGCCGGGGCGGCCCCACCCGCGCTGGGCGGGCAGCTTCGCCCGGGTGCTCGGCCACTACGTCCGTGACGTGGGCCTGCTGAGCCTGACCGAGGCCGTGCACAAGATGACCGGGATGCCCGCCCGCCGCTTCGGCCTGGCCGAGCGCGGTCTGCTCGCCGACGGGTACGCGGCGGACCTCGTGGTCCTCGACCCCGCGCAGACCGCCGACGGCGCGACCTACGACGACCCGCTCGCGCCGCCACATGGTGTCCGGTACGTCGTCGTCGGCGGCCGGGTCGTCGTGGACGGCGACCGGGTCACCGACGCCCGACCGGGTCGGGTGCTGGCCGTGGCGGACCGCGAGCCTGCCCCACCGAGGCAGACGTGA
- a CDS encoding amino acid ABC transporter ATP-binding protein produces the protein MTAPMVRCQQVRKSFGRLEVLRGIDLVIERGQVVCVVGPSGSGKSTLLRCLNHLEEPQAGRIYVDGELIGYEERGGRLRPLPDARLRRQRESIGMVFQRFHLFPHRTALGNVMEGLVAVKGARVADARKRAGDLLDRVGLADRAHHYPAQLSGGQQQRVAIARSLAMSPKLMLFDEPTSALDPELVGEVLEVMKDLAASGMTMIVVTHEMGFAREVGDHLVFMDDGVIIEEGPPRDVLAAPTHERTRAFLSKVL, from the coding sequence ATGACCGCGCCGATGGTGCGGTGCCAGCAGGTACGCAAGAGCTTCGGTCGACTGGAGGTGCTGCGCGGCATCGACCTGGTCATCGAGCGTGGCCAGGTGGTCTGCGTGGTCGGCCCCTCCGGCTCCGGCAAGTCCACCCTGCTGCGCTGCCTCAACCACCTTGAGGAGCCGCAGGCGGGCCGGATCTACGTCGACGGCGAGCTGATCGGATACGAGGAGCGCGGCGGGCGACTGCGGCCGCTGCCGGATGCCCGGCTGCGCCGCCAGCGCGAGTCGATCGGCATGGTGTTCCAGCGGTTCCACCTCTTCCCGCACCGCACCGCGCTGGGAAACGTGATGGAGGGCCTGGTCGCCGTGAAGGGCGCCCGGGTGGCCGACGCACGCAAGCGCGCCGGTGACCTGCTCGACCGGGTGGGGCTCGCCGACCGGGCGCACCACTACCCGGCGCAGCTCTCCGGCGGGCAGCAGCAGCGGGTGGCCATCGCGCGGTCCCTGGCGATGTCGCCGAAGCTGATGCTCTTCGACGAGCCGACCTCGGCGCTCGATCCCGAACTGGTCGGCGAGGTGTTGGAGGTGATGAAGGACCTGGCGGCAAGCGGCATGACGATGATCGTGGTGACCCACGAGATGGGGTTCGCCCGCGAGGTCGGCGACCACCTGGTCTTCATGGACGACGGTGTGATCATCGAGGAGGGCCCGCCGCGGGATGTTCTCGCCGCGCCGACGCACGAACGGACCCGCGCGTTCCTGTCGAAGGTGCTGTGA
- a CDS encoding amino acid ABC transporter permease, with protein sequence MDRTSDERVRAADPAPAGSDAPQANRISHPVRPGRWLAAGVVALVLVWLGWSIAINPNLHWDIVADYQFDRVILEGLWVTIQLTVASMLIGVVLGVVVALMQISDSRILRTGATAYVWFFRGTPLLVQLIFWFNIALIFPEIGLGVPFGGPKLVTWETNALVTGFVAALLGLSINEGAYMSEIVRAGLRAVDPGQQEAAAALGMSRPKIMRRVVLPQAMRIIVPPTGNQFISMLKTTSLVSVIAGADLLTVAQRLYLTNFEVIALLIVASIWYLVLTTVASVGQYFLERRFSRGFGTTVPGTLRGRIGRNLRFTGIAR encoded by the coding sequence GTGGACCGTACATCTGACGAGCGGGTGCGGGCCGCGGACCCGGCGCCCGCGGGGTCGGACGCCCCGCAAGCCAACCGGATCAGCCACCCCGTCCGACCCGGACGGTGGCTGGCCGCCGGGGTGGTCGCTCTCGTCCTGGTCTGGCTGGGTTGGTCCATCGCCATCAACCCCAACCTGCACTGGGACATCGTCGCCGACTACCAGTTCGACCGGGTCATCCTGGAAGGCCTGTGGGTCACCATCCAACTCACGGTCGCGTCGATGCTGATCGGCGTGGTCCTCGGCGTGGTGGTGGCCCTGATGCAGATCTCCGACAGCCGGATCCTGCGTACCGGCGCCACGGCCTACGTCTGGTTCTTCCGGGGCACGCCACTCCTGGTCCAGCTGATCTTCTGGTTCAACATCGCGCTGATCTTCCCGGAGATCGGCCTCGGCGTGCCGTTCGGTGGCCCGAAGCTGGTGACCTGGGAGACGAACGCCCTCGTCACGGGCTTCGTCGCGGCGCTGCTCGGGCTCAGCATCAACGAGGGCGCCTACATGAGTGAGATCGTCCGTGCCGGACTCCGCGCTGTCGATCCGGGCCAGCAGGAGGCCGCCGCGGCCCTCGGTATGTCCCGCCCGAAGATCATGAGGCGAGTGGTGCTGCCACAGGCGATGCGGATCATCGTCCCGCCCACCGGCAACCAGTTCATCTCGATGCTCAAGACCACCTCGCTGGTCTCGGTGATCGCCGGGGCCGACCTGCTCACCGTCGCCCAGCGGCTCTACCTGACCAACTTCGAGGTGATCGCTCTGCTCATCGTCGCGTCCATCTGGTACCTGGTCCTCACCACCGTCGCCAGCGTCGGCCAGTACTTCCTGGAACGCCGGTTCAGCCGGGGCTTCGGGACCACCGTGCCCGGCACGCTGCGTGGACGCATCGGCCGCAACCTGCGCTTCACCGGGATCGCGCGATGA
- a CDS encoding ABC transporter substrate-binding protein, with translation MLRKRALHVIIGLVTISIAATGCGRSTSGQTPQSGGAASVAADAKAADLVPAAMKEKGALRVATAEGYPPMEMYKKGTQDLTGVDPELAAAIAGRLGLKLEMTNASFPGLIPGLQADRWDLAMSSMSDTEERRKAVDFVDYFQAGGSIMVAKGNPAGVKDLADLCGRAVVLAKGSSNLAIGEGQNATCAKKMTISQSEDAPTGLLQIDAGRAVATIVDYPVAKMLAQESGKYEVLEAQYEAGPWGIAVDKKDSQLRDAVQRALQELIDSGEYTKILERWGVTGSAIQAATVNDQK, from the coding sequence GTGCTCAGGAAGCGTGCGCTCCACGTCATCATCGGTCTCGTCACCATCTCGATCGCGGCGACGGGTTGTGGCCGCTCGACGAGCGGGCAGACGCCGCAGTCCGGCGGCGCGGCCTCCGTCGCCGCCGACGCGAAGGCCGCCGACCTCGTGCCCGCTGCCATGAAGGAGAAGGGTGCCCTCCGGGTCGCCACCGCCGAGGGCTACCCGCCGATGGAGATGTACAAGAAGGGCACGCAGGATTTGACCGGCGTCGACCCGGAACTGGCCGCGGCCATCGCCGGGCGGCTCGGCCTCAAGCTGGAGATGACCAACGCCAGCTTCCCCGGTCTCATCCCCGGCCTGCAGGCCGACCGCTGGGACCTGGCGATGTCGTCGATGAGCGACACCGAGGAACGGCGCAAGGCGGTCGACTTCGTCGACTACTTCCAGGCCGGTGGCTCGATCATGGTGGCCAAGGGCAACCCCGCCGGCGTCAAGGATCTCGCCGACCTGTGCGGCCGCGCCGTCGTTCTGGCCAAGGGCAGTTCCAACCTCGCCATCGGCGAGGGGCAGAACGCCACGTGCGCCAAGAAGATGACGATCTCGCAGAGCGAGGACGCGCCCACCGGTCTGCTCCAGATCGACGCCGGCCGGGCCGTCGCCACCATCGTCGACTACCCGGTCGCCAAGATGCTCGCCCAGGAGAGCGGCAAGTACGAGGTGCTGGAGGCCCAGTACGAGGCCGGACCGTGGGGCATCGCGGTCGACAAGAAGGACAGCCAGTTGCGCGACGCGGTGCAGCGAGCACTCCAGGAGTTGATCGACAGCGGTGAGTACACGAAGATCCTGGAGAGGTGGGGCGTGACGGGCAGCGCCATCCAGGCTGCCACCGTCAACGACCAGAAGTGA
- a CDS encoding TetR/AcrR family transcriptional regulator, which yields MPKIVDPQERRRAVADAVHTVVARYGLEAATLRNVADEAGLAVGSVRHYFTDHDELMIFAVQEHGRRVGERVWAHAERLLGGSGGSRDERRRRTEELLAEFLPLDDVRRDEVLLRHTFSTAARTRPSLLTHAEAMQQTLQKLVLRTLQGAQASGGLPADLDVDLETVRLRALLDGLGLQAVLFPRRFTPDLLRAVLRRHLDSLIAAPDRGRG from the coding sequence GCCGTCGTGCGGTGGCCGACGCGGTGCACACCGTCGTCGCGCGCTATGGCCTGGAAGCGGCCACCCTGCGCAATGTGGCCGACGAGGCGGGGCTGGCCGTCGGATCTGTTCGGCACTACTTCACCGACCACGACGAGTTGATGATCTTCGCGGTGCAGGAGCACGGACGCCGCGTCGGTGAGCGCGTCTGGGCGCACGCCGAGCGCCTGCTCGGTGGGTCCGGCGGCAGCCGCGACGAGCGACGCCGCCGCACCGAGGAACTCCTCGCCGAGTTCCTGCCGCTCGACGACGTACGACGCGACGAGGTGCTTCTCCGGCACACGTTCAGCACGGCGGCCCGGACTCGTCCTTCGCTGCTCACCCACGCCGAGGCGATGCAGCAGACCCTGCAGAAACTGGTTCTTCGCACACTGCAGGGCGCGCAGGCGTCCGGCGGCCTGCCTGCGGATCTCGACGTCGACTTGGAGACCGTCCGCCTGCGTGCCCTGCTCGACGGCCTGGGCCTGCAGGCCGTGTTGTTCCCGCGACGCTTCACACCGGACCTGCTGCGCGCCGTCCTGCGCCGTCATCTGGACTCGCTGATCGCCGCGCCGGACCGCGGTCGGGGCTAG